The Pleuronectes platessa chromosome 23, fPlePla1.1, whole genome shotgun sequence genome contains a region encoding:
- the LOC128429858 gene encoding cornifelin homolog B has translation MDSSGMSRRAVQVQPESRVHEAGQWSTGLCECHKDIGDCCFALCCLPVFTCKVTSAVGACPCLPLLDCIGCVPPASLAMRASVRERYGIQGSVWSDCLYGCCCYPLSWLQISRELKRRAASHASSSSSSSARYTALTPLQGAHLV, from the exons ATGGACAGTTCAGGTATGTCTCGACGGGCAGTCCAGGTCCAGCCGGAGAGCAGGGTTCATGAGGCAGGTCAGTGGAGCACCGGCCTGTGTGAGTGCCATAAAGACATAGGGGACT GCTGCTTTGCCCTGTGCTGCCTCCCAGTATTCACTTGCAAGGTGACCAGTGCGGTGGGGGCGTGTCCCTGCCTGCCTCTGCTGGACTGTATTGGCTGTGTGCCGCCGGCCTCTCTCGCAATGAGGGCTTCTGTCAGGGAACGATATGGTATACAg GGGAGTGTGTGGAGCGACTGCCTGTACGGATGCTGCTGCTATCCACTATCCTGGCTCCAGATCTCAAGAGAGCTGAAAAGGAGAGCAGCTTCccacgcctcctcctcctcctcctcatcggcCAGATACACGGCTCTGACCCCCCTGCAGGGGGCGCACTTGGTCTAG
- the LOC128429855 gene encoding placenta-specific gene 8 protein isoform X2: MRDGQIGPMSDYEKALTPAGQDGPVADLHAALSLSRSSHLGGFIRCNSPLQIRKHLGFVPKVPARSNWTDAKTMSGKMVVTQPRPFITTSSSSQWTSSICDCFEDLPQCCLAFWCFPCFTCKVSYEAGECVCLPLLDAFGIIPPITTAIRVSVRQRYGIEGTICRDCLFACCCGPCSWCQIAREIKMRTNPITFVSMST, from the exons ATGCGTGACGGACAGATAGGCCCGATGTCTGACTATGAAAAGGCTCTGACGCCCGCCGGACAGGACGGACCAGTCGCTGACTTGCACGCAGCGTTGTCCCTGTCACGATCATCACATCTCGGAGGGTTTATAAGATGCAACAGTCCCCTGCAAATTCGTAAACATTTGGGATTTGTGCCCAAAGTCCCTGCTCGCTCCAATTGGACAGACG CTAAAACCATGTCTGGGAAGATGGTGGTGACCCAACCCCGGCCCTTCATCACGACCTCTTCATCCAGCCAATGGACCTCCAGCATCTGCGACTGCTTCGAAGACCTGCCCCAGT gtTGCTTGGCCTTTTGGTGCTTTCCCTGCTTCACCTGTAAGGTATCGTACGAGGCcggggagtgtgtgtgcttgcccCTGCTGGACGCTTTCGGAATCATCCCGCCTATAACCACAGCCATCAGGGTGTCAGTGCGTCAGAGATATGGCATCGAG GGCACGATCTGCAGGGACTGCCTGTTCGCCTGCTGCTGCGGGCCCTGCAGCTGGTGTCAGATAGCGAGAGAAATCAAGATGAGGACAAACCCCATTACATTCGTCAGCATGTCAacctga
- the LOC128429855 gene encoding placenta-specific gene 8 protein isoform X1 — MRDGQIGPMSDYEKALTPAGQDGPVADLHAALSLSRSSHLGGFIRCNSPLQIRKHLGFVPKVPARSNWTDEAKTMSGKMVVTQPRPFITTSSSSQWTSSICDCFEDLPQCCLAFWCFPCFTCKVSYEAGECVCLPLLDAFGIIPPITTAIRVSVRQRYGIEGTICRDCLFACCCGPCSWCQIAREIKMRTNPITFVSMST, encoded by the exons ATGCGTGACGGACAGATAGGCCCGATGTCTGACTATGAAAAGGCTCTGACGCCCGCCGGACAGGACGGACCAGTCGCTGACTTGCACGCAGCGTTGTCCCTGTCACGATCATCACATCTCGGAGGGTTTATAAGATGCAACAGTCCCCTGCAAATTCGTAAACATTTGGGATTTGTGCCCAAAGTCCCTGCTCGCTCCAATTGGACAGACG AAGCTAAAACCATGTCTGGGAAGATGGTGGTGACCCAACCCCGGCCCTTCATCACGACCTCTTCATCCAGCCAATGGACCTCCAGCATCTGCGACTGCTTCGAAGACCTGCCCCAGT gtTGCTTGGCCTTTTGGTGCTTTCCCTGCTTCACCTGTAAGGTATCGTACGAGGCcggggagtgtgtgtgcttgcccCTGCTGGACGCTTTCGGAATCATCCCGCCTATAACCACAGCCATCAGGGTGTCAGTGCGTCAGAGATATGGCATCGAG GGCACGATCTGCAGGGACTGCCTGTTCGCCTGCTGCTGCGGGCCCTGCAGCTGGTGTCAGATAGCGAGAGAAATCAAGATGAGGACAAACCCCATTACATTCGTCAGCATGTCAacctga
- the LOC128429855 gene encoding cornifelin homolog A isoform X3, with protein sequence MSGKMVVTQPRPFITTSSSSQWTSSICDCFEDLPQCCLAFWCFPCFTCKVSYEAGECVCLPLLDAFGIIPPITTAIRVSVRQRYGIEGTICRDCLFACCCGPCSWCQIAREIKMRTNPITFVSMST encoded by the exons ATGTCTGGGAAGATGGTGGTGACCCAACCCCGGCCCTTCATCACGACCTCTTCATCCAGCCAATGGACCTCCAGCATCTGCGACTGCTTCGAAGACCTGCCCCAGT gtTGCTTGGCCTTTTGGTGCTTTCCCTGCTTCACCTGTAAGGTATCGTACGAGGCcggggagtgtgtgtgcttgcccCTGCTGGACGCTTTCGGAATCATCCCGCCTATAACCACAGCCATCAGGGTGTCAGTGCGTCAGAGATATGGCATCGAG GGCACGATCTGCAGGGACTGCCTGTTCGCCTGCTGCTGCGGGCCCTGCAGCTGGTGTCAGATAGCGAGAGAAATCAAGATGAGGACAAACCCCATTACATTCGTCAGCATGTCAacctga
- the si:dkey-112a7.4 gene encoding uncharacterized protein si:dkey-112a7.4, giving the protein MYGASGIPELIPPAGPPRQPGAAGQYNPGHPQVNGHGGGSNPQRLGQRAPKLGQIGRSKKVDLDDEDVDDIMNNNGQCPVSLSPIS; this is encoded by the exons ATGTACGGAGCTTCAGGTATCCCCGAGCTCATCCCGCCCGCTGGGCCGCCCCGGCAGCCCGGCGCGGCAGGCCAGTACAACCCGGGACACCCCCAGGTCAACGGGCATGGCGGCGGGTCCAACCCGCAGAGACTCGGACAGAGGGCGCCCAAACTGGGCCAGATCGGTCGGTCCAAGAAAG TGGATTTGGACGACGAAGACGTGGACGACATCATGAACAACAACGGGCAgtgtcccgtctccctctctcccatctCCTAA